In Bernardetia litoralis DSM 6794, the genomic window GAAGATGATTTGTTTTGTCAAGTAAATTTTTGGTTTGTGGTGCATCTTTTGAATAAAAATGGTCAGAAAAATTCTATTTTTTTAGTTCGTCCGAAAGAACATACGCAGTACGGTTTTGGTGGTCTTGATGAATCTGAATTGATTTCTATTTATGAAAATCGTTTGTCTATTGGTCAGAATGAGCTACATAAAATTGCCCTTCTTTGGGAACATTACAAAAATAACGACACCAAAAAATTACTACAAACAGCTAAAGAATTATCAAAAAAATATGCTTTTATACTTCCTGCTATAAAAGCACATCTTCAAAGACAGCCAAATAAAGGAAAATTAGACCGACCTACGCAATCACTCATTCAGATAATGAAAGAACTCAAAAGTGAAGAGTTTGCGCCAGTTTTTATGGAGTTTTCGAAACGAGAATCTATTTATGGTTTTGGAGATTTGCAGGTAAAACGGCTTTTTGATGAGATAAACAAAACTTTTTTAGGACTTTCATAAAACAAATCGCTTACCAAATTTTATTTCCTTCGGTACTGCCCTATCAGGCTGACCTAAGTGATGAAAAATTACAACAGCATTATAAAAAAAACAAACAAAAATATTTCTATGAAAATCAACGTTTTACTACTTTTATTTTTTCTATCTTTTGCCTGTCAAGCCCAAACTTTAGAAAACAATACAGACAAAATTGATAAAGCAGAAAAAGAATTATCAGATGCTTTCACAACCTTTTTCTCTACATGTTTAGTAGAGAAAGAGTGTCAAAAATGTGTTGAGCAGTTGGCTAGTCAAGCCACAGACGAATATAAAATGTATTTGATTGGAACAGCTTTATACACTATTGATGAAGAAAAGTCTTTTGAATTGCATAAAAAAGCGATTGAACTCAAACCAAATGAACTCAATTTTTCGCTTGAATATGCAATGCAATTACACAGAAAAGGATTATACAAAGAAGCCAT contains:
- a CDS encoding DUF1835 domain-containing protein encodes the protein MQPQHYHILNGDSLKEQFPKSIQGKIIVAREALVDGNVEGESLEEFYETRARFISSHYAGYSKEDYFEKTVSEFEKIQAIPSEVDINLWFEDDLFCQVNFWFVVHLLNKNGQKNSIFLVRPKEHTQYGFGGLDESELISIYENRLSIGQNELHKIALLWEHYKNNDTKKLLQTAKELSKKYAFILPAIKAHLQRQPNKGKLDRPTQSLIQIMKELKSEEFAPVFMEFSKRESIYGFGDLQVKRLFDEINKTFLGLS